A region from the Kineothrix sp. IPX-CK genome encodes:
- a CDS encoding LytTR family DNA-binding domain-containing protein, with the protein MKLIVKENREKELTVTVEYPEQNNQVLRIINKMKSEGKFLIGNESGRSYKVLIPEIYYIEIIDKRTFVYTKDAVFRTDKRLYQLEKELKEYSFVKVSRNCLLNAGELTHLEALANSRLEANLTNGEKVIISRTYIPEIKKVVFREDLI; encoded by the coding sequence ATGAAACTGATTGTAAAAGAAAATCGTGAAAAAGAGCTGACTGTAACAGTAGAATACCCGGAACAAAATAATCAGGTATTACGGATCATCAATAAAATGAAATCCGAAGGAAAATTCTTGATAGGAAACGAAAGCGGACGCAGCTATAAAGTCCTAATACCAGAAATTTATTATATAGAAATTATAGATAAGCGTACTTTCGTTTATACCAAAGATGCAGTATTCAGAACTGATAAGCGTCTCTATCAACTTGAAAAAGAACTGAAAGAATATAGCTTTGTCAAAGTAAGCAGAAATTGTCTGCTTAATGCAGGTGAGCTCACACATTTGGAAGCTCTGGCGAACAGCCGGTTGGAAGCAAATCTTACCAATGGTGAAAAAGTAATTATATCGAGGACATATATTCCAGAAATAAAAAAAGTTGTTTTTCGGGAGGATTTGATATGA
- a CDS encoding TetR/AcrR family transcriptional regulator — translation MGKKGEETKQHIRKAAYSLFAEKGFKAVTMKDICEKSGLSRGGLYRHYPGTEEIFEEIVNGFVQKQEDEFADRIGKGIPATQILEEVLSRYKEEMNDSQASLSVAIYEYYTAAERENNALLIRYGASKRMWQRLIIYGMERGEFRRVDAEAVYDIIVFSYQGVRMYSKMMPIDEKIPERIIKQIKEMLL, via the coding sequence ATGGGGAAAAAAGGAGAAGAGACAAAGCAACATATACGCAAAGCAGCCTATAGCCTTTTTGCTGAAAAAGGATTTAAAGCAGTTACGATGAAGGACATATGCGAGAAGTCAGGATTGAGCAGAGGCGGGTTATACCGGCATTATCCGGGAACGGAGGAGATTTTTGAGGAGATTGTTAACGGTTTTGTGCAAAAGCAGGAAGATGAATTCGCGGACAGAATAGGAAAAGGTATTCCGGCAACTCAAATATTAGAAGAGGTGCTTTCCCGCTATAAAGAGGAGATGAACGACAGTCAGGCATCGCTCAGCGTCGCTATCTATGAGTATTACACCGCCGCGGAGAGGGAAAACAATGCTTTGCTCATACGCTATGGAGCCTCTAAAAGGATGTGGCAAAGGCTGATCATCTATGGTATGGAGAGAGGAGAGTTCCGTAGAGTGGATGCAGAGGCTGTCTATGACATCATCGTATTTTCTTATCAGGGAGTTCGAATGTACAGCAAGATGATGCCCATAGATGAAAAGATACCGGAAAGAATAATAAAACAAATAAAGGAGATGCTGCTATGA
- a CDS encoding LytTR family DNA-binding domain-containing protein has translation MFVLNLKKTKEGEERIDIYYSKMTPAVKQIVSIVQNERPVLYGMAEEEKVLLETEDIYYFDTVDRRTFAYTENNTYQVAKTLSLLEEELKPFGFIRINKSNLVNIYKIKRIKPEPNMRISAILKNGERLQINRGYKRTFEEYLQEIRKSV, from the coding sequence ATGTTTGTTTTAAACCTAAAGAAGACAAAGGAAGGCGAGGAGAGAATCGATATTTATTACTCCAAAATGACGCCTGCTGTGAAGCAGATCGTATCCATTGTCCAAAATGAAAGGCCGGTTTTGTACGGAATGGCGGAGGAGGAGAAAGTTCTTCTGGAGACGGAAGATATTTATTACTTTGATACAGTAGACCGGAGGACCTTCGCCTATACGGAAAACAACACTTATCAAGTGGCAAAGACGCTTTCCTTACTGGAAGAAGAATTGAAACCCTTTGGATTTATCCGCATTAATAAATCTAATCTGGTGAATATTTATAAGATAAAAAGAATAAAGCCGGAACCTAATATGAGAATCAGCGCTATTTTGAAAAACGGCGAAAGACTTCAGATAAATAGAGGGTATAAAAGAACATTTGAAGAATACTTGCAGGAAATCAGGAAATCGGTTTAG
- a CDS encoding DUF6608 family protein: MKILKGIEIPISICISYTILSMVNVILDLLKGKDSGSHYNSLAMLLLCTIAVLVLSIHHLFDEWPPIVMIIVQYIIAMGLVLLFVFISSFFSEINEGGYEDIIVSFTIPYIIGAFIYYSSVFRSAKRQDKLIQEINGRQEK; the protein is encoded by the coding sequence ATGAAAATATTAAAAGGGATTGAAATACCAATTTCTATATGTATCAGCTATACGATATTATCCATGGTAAATGTGATTTTGGATTTACTGAAGGGAAAAGATTCCGGCAGTCATTACAATTCGCTGGCCATGCTGCTTTTGTGTACTATTGCTGTTCTGGTGCTTTCCATTCATCATCTGTTCGATGAATGGCCGCCGATTGTTATGATTATCGTTCAATATATCATCGCAATGGGACTGGTGCTTTTGTTCGTGTTTATTTCGAGCTTTTTCAGTGAGATAAATGAAGGCGGTTATGAGGATATCATAGTCAGCTTTACGATTCCATATATTATCGGAGCTTTTATTTATTACAGCTCTGTTTTCCGCAGTGCCAAAAGGCAGGATAAACTTATTCAGGAAATTAACGGAAGGCAGGAGAAATGA
- a CDS encoding CPBP family intramembrane glutamic endopeptidase: protein MLIKRPYMLPLIIFVSIISGPLNEEFGWRGFALDILLKKRGFWSASAILGFIWAIWHLPWYFMPGQAQYDLLQRSLFDAFLFIPSTILFSFVVSFVYIKTNRSVLAGAITHMLSNLITSQLLAPCTVEMSTAIRYTNMFFCTAIIIYSIVSKNFKKEFARIQF, encoded by the coding sequence ATGCTTATTAAAAGGCCATATATGCTGCCGCTCATCATATTTGTAAGCATTATTTCCGGCCCTCTGAACGAAGAATTCGGCTGGCGAGGCTTTGCTCTCGATATACTATTAAAAAAGCGGGGGTTTTGGAGTGCGTCCGCAATCTTAGGTTTCATCTGGGCCATTTGGCATTTGCCATGGTACTTTATGCCGGGGCAGGCACAATATGATTTATTGCAAAGATCATTATTCGATGCCTTCTTATTTATACCGTCCACCATACTTTTCAGCTTCGTTGTAAGCTTCGTATATATCAAAACCAATCGAAGTGTGTTAGCCGGTGCAATTACTCATATGCTGAGCAACCTGATTACCAGTCAGCTTCTTGCACCCTGCACGGTTGAAATGAGTACAGCCATCCGATATACAAATATGTTTTTTTGTACAGCGATTATTATTTATAGTATTGTTTCCAAAAACTTTAAAAAGGAGTTTGCCCGAATACAATTTTAA
- a CDS encoding DUF3021 family protein — MKRYIQSSLQLSSIIIIVVTFISFLCFDYTQDMKFIFQIVLIAFLGMAVHYAVAYIFYDSFLKELICEYIVIEITVLIVGCINGWFIRSNWWMSFIYITPIFLLAYLLGITHIKKEILSINKKLKEKAGVPDEENK, encoded by the coding sequence ATGAAAAGATATATACAAAGCTCATTGCAATTGTCATCGATAATCATTATTGTTGTGACCTTTATATCCTTTTTGTGCTTTGACTATACGCAGGACATGAAATTTATTTTTCAAATTGTGCTCATAGCATTTCTCGGTATGGCTGTCCATTATGCTGTGGCTTATATTTTTTATGATAGCTTTCTTAAGGAACTTATATGTGAGTACATTGTTATTGAAATAACCGTTCTTATTGTCGGATGCATTAACGGCTGGTTCATACGGTCGAATTGGTGGATGTCATTTATATATATTACACCGATTTTTCTATTGGCCTATCTATTAGGAATTACTCATATAAAAAAAGAAATTCTGTCCATAAACAAAAAACTTAAGGAAAAAGCAGGGGTGCCCGATGAAGAAAATAAATGA
- a CDS encoding YkgJ family cysteine cluster protein has product MFDCDKCGLCCIGLDKNEITAQLHDGDGICRYLDMETMLCRIYENRPIFCNIEGYYDEFLKDEMEKEEFLRLNYGACQLKKQEWEACGRDIRRMISKIPQLDEENEKIIRASLEKAEQKNML; this is encoded by the coding sequence ATGTTCGACTGTGACAAATGCGGATTATGCTGTATCGGATTGGATAAAAACGAGATAACGGCGCAGCTTCATGACGGAGACGGAATCTGCAGATATCTCGATATGGAGACGATGCTTTGCAGAATATATGAGAATCGGCCTATATTTTGTAATATAGAAGGTTATTATGATGAGTTTCTGAAGGATGAAATGGAAAAAGAGGAATTCTTGCGCCTGAATTATGGAGCCTGCCAGCTAAAGAAGCAGGAGTGGGAGGCGTGTGGCAGGGACATACGCAGAATGATTTCCAAGATTCCCCAATTGGATGAGGAGAATGAGAAAATCATTCGCGCAAGTCTTGAAAAGGCCGAGCAAAAGAACATGCTGTGA